The genomic interval CAAAATCACTTTTATTATGCTTTTATTTGCCTCAAATATTTATGATTACAAGATACTTTATATCTTTTTTAAGGATTATACCAAATGATGAACTTTGAACAACATCTACGAGATAAACACTTAAAAATCACTCCTCAACGCATTGCTACACTTAACCAAATCTATAATAACGGACATATGAGCATAGAAGAGATTTATGAGCAGATTAAACAAATCTACCCTTCTATTTCTCTTGCTACAATTTATAAAAATGTCAATGCGCTGTGCAAAGCAAATATTTTACGTGAAATCAAAGCGCCCAAGGATAAGCAAAAATATGAGTTAAGTAGTGATAAGCATTTACACGTATATTGTGAAAAATGTGGCAGGCTAGATGATATTAAGCTTGATACTCGTGCTTTAGAGCAAAACTGCAGTGCAAGCAGTGGCTATACTATTTCTGATATTTCAGCCGTGCTTATGGGAGTATGTCCAGATTGTAAAAATGCTTCATAGCATCTTATAATGAATTGTTACTATGGCTCATAGCTAACATTTTGTAGCTCATAGTCATTTTATTTAATCCAGATTCTATAATCTCTACACATTGCGCATAAAAGAGGGCAATATCATCTTTAGGGATATGAAGGGCACATAACATCATCGTATGCAGAATATGTGAAATGCTCCCTTCAAAAAGCACGCCTACAAATGGTTCTTTGGCAGATTTTTTGAGAATCAAAGCATAAAGCATATCAATGCGTTTAAAAAGCTCAACTTTATGAGCAACATTTCTTTGCACTTTCTCTTGTATTTCGCTTCCTACACTTTCGCGCAATAAGCTTAAAATCTCTTCTTTATAAGTTATTATACTATCTTGATAGAATCTACAATCATCTCGCGTGAGCACAGCTTGCCTATGAGCAGACATATAACTTTTGAGTGCTAATATTTGAGCGCTTTTATCAATATTGCGTAATGTAAAATCATCAGTGCAAGCAGGACGCGCACCACGAATGTATGCTCCCTGACCTAGATTAATTACCACTTTGGGCTTAAATATCCCTATGGCTTTGCTCATCATCGCACTTGAGAGTGAAAAAAGTGCATCAGCATACACTTCGCTCTCTCCATTACCTTGCACAGCATAAGCATTTTGAGGAATAGTGCTCTCCTCCTCTCCATAAAATGAACCCTGTGCGTGCTTACTCAACCCTTTAATATAACCACAATCAAGTCCGCAAATAAGCACTTCCTCACTTAATAAACAAGCAAGGGCAAATCCTGCATTACCTACATAGGGTGCGGCGAATTCAACTACACTTTTTGCCCCACCAAAATACGCACTCGCACTTCCCCCGCGCATAAATATATATGCCTCTTCAGCAAGAGCGAGTGCATCAGGTTGCACCATATTGCCGCATAAAAGCGTAGTTTTACCTAAAGGGGCGGATTGTAAAACATCTTTAAGGTAAGATATGCGCTCAATCTCAATCTGAAAATCAGGCTCAATACCTGCATTCTTAAGCGGCTTGAGCGCGGTGCCACAGCTAAAAATAATCATATTATGCGCATTAGCTTTGATAAAAGGCAGTAACATATCAAGACTTGGTCCATTTCCTACAACACATATAGGCGCATTAACACGCTGTGGTAGGTGCAAAATAGGATAAGCTAGATGCGCTTTATTTGTGCCCAAATTGATAAATGTATTTTTTACGCCTATCATCTCATCATCAAAGCTCCCCCAACCCCTAGAATTTATTGCATAAGCTTCTGCGACACTCTCTTGCACAGCTTGTAATTTAGGACTATCATACAGGCATAATTCAAGGCGCAAAAAGTTATTTGTAATTCTTCTTTGTGCAAAATAATTTTGAACAAATTCTTTATGCAATAAATCCTTGACAAATACATAACACGAGCGCTCACTCACACGCTCAAATAACAAAGGGTAATCTACAAAATAAAGTGAGATTCTAAAAAAATCTATATGCTCTTCAAAAAGCAATAAGGAATGAAAATAGTAGCCCTGCTCAATCAAAAACTGCAAAAACATACCACCAAGTAACCCAAAAAGCGTCATATTCGGCAAAAAATGTGAGGGGAGATGAAAGCGATTTGCTCCCCCAAACTCATTTAACATCATATCAATCATAGGATTACAAATCCCTGCGGTGAGAGGTAATTTCTCTTCGTCAAGTTTATGGAGGGCTAGACGATTTGTATGCAGAGTATAGGCTGAATTATTCAATGGATTTGAGGATAGAGCGAAATTTTGCTCTATCATTGTATGTTTAAGCTTCTTGCCCTTTTTGCGCGTAGGATAGACAAAATTTTTAGTATGCACATCAATGATGTTTAAATCCTCCCCATTGCAATACACATTATACTGCGCAGGAGGAGATTTAAGCTCTTCAAAAAGCTTAGGGTTGATTGAAGCAAAAAAATTCATATTGAGTGCATATCGTTTTGCAGTGTAAGATTCTAAAAGATGTAATGCGCCACTTTGACAAATAGCACGAAGACTTGTAGGCTGCATTTGTGTTTGATGTGCGTTATCCATATATATTATAGCACCTCTGCGCGTCCATTTTTCATCACCACCAAATCCTCAATTCGCACACCAAATTCCTGTGGGAGATAAATACCGGGCTCAACAGAAAATACCATACCATCCTCTACGCATTCCTCACTTAAGCGCGAAATGCGTGGTAACTCGTGTATATCAAGCCCTACACCGTGTCCTGTGCTATGCACGAAATATTTGCCATAGCCACTTTTTTCAATGACATCACGTGCTAGAGAATCTATTTGTTTAGCTTTCATACCGCTCCTTGCCTTTGAAATGGCTTCTTCTTGGGCTTTTAAAACAATATCATAGATTTTTTGATACTTTGGATTTTTAAATTTTTGCTTCTTGCCAAAATGTATCTCGCCTTTAATAGCAGCTGTGCGCGTCATATCTGAACAATATCTTTTATATTTTATTCCAGCATCAAAAAGCAAAATATCATTTTTTGCCAAATAACACTTTGCATTGGGCAAGGCGTGGGGTTTTGCTCCATTAGCATTAATGCCAACAATTGGTTCAAAGCTTAACTCATACTCCCCAAAATGGCTCAAAAACTGCATAGCCTGATAATGCAATTCTTTTTCACTTGGAGATTTTTTAACAATCTTATTTAAATATATACCAAATCGTTTAAATGCCTTTTTGTTAAGCTTTTGTGATGTTTTAATAAGGCCAATCTCTTGCTCGCTTTTGCAGATTCTAAGCTTTTGATGAAAATTCTCTTGTGGAATAATCTCACATTTGTGCTTCTCAAGCGCATTTTTAAGCTTTTCATACATTTGCACACTTAATTCTTGGGGATTAAACACTATTTTATGTATATGGAGCTTTTGTAGCACTTCTTGCACGCTTTGTATAAAATTTGCAGATTCTATCACTTCGGTGTGTGGTTTGCATAATTCTTTGGCTTCAAGGGTATAACGAGAATCTGTAATAAAAAATCTGCTTTCCTCTATGCACACAAGTAAAGCATTATCACAGCTAAAACCACACTCATAATATTGCGCACTCTCATCAAGGCTAAGATAAGGCAGGGAGCTAGAATTTCTCATCATCTAGGCATTTTGGTTATTTTGCTGTGCTTTGAGGGCGGCAATTTCATTTGCAATTTGTAAGATTCCCATAAGAGCTAAATGATAGCCAAATGCACCAAAACCTGTAATTACACCCGCACTTACTGCTCCTGTGTAGCTTTTGGAGCGGTATTCCTCTCTTGCGTGGATATTGCTAATATGCACTTCAATCACAGGCACACCGCAACTTGCAATCGCATCAGCAATGGCGATAGAAGTATGCGAAAAAGCAGCAGGATTAATCAAAACACCCGCATATTCTCCACCGATACACTCTTGGAGTTTATCAATAATCTCGCCTTCAAAATTGCTTTGAAAAAACTCTAATTCTGCATTATTTTGCTTGGCTTGAGCTTGGAGATTGTTATGAATCTGATCTAGTGTAAAATTTCCATAAATATGCGGCTCACGATGCCCTAAAATATTGAGATTTGGTCCTTGAATGACTAAGATTTTCATTTGCTCTCCTTAAATTTATAGAATGCGGATCTATTTAGCATTCCTTAAGAGCGCATATTATAGCTAAATTTACAAAATAATGTGAGTATTTGTCAATTCGACGACAATTAACTTTTAAACTACCACTGCAATTTGCCTGTTCTATTTGGTTTTTTTAAAATATTTTCTACATCACCCATATCTTTAATACTAAGACTACTATCATAAAGATTACAAATGCGATTTAATCCCTCATATATACCATTATCATCAGCATTTTGATAAGCTTTTTGATAATCTGCAAAAGACGAGTCTAAACTCATAAGTCGCTCTTTATGCGTAGAGGCTATAAGCTCTTCTAGCTTTTCTCTATCCTCAATAAGTGCAGGAAGTTTTTGAGCAATAATATCCGCTATTTCCTCTGCTCTTAGCTTCGCCCTATCCCTTGCGGCAAAAACTCCAAAAAGTGTATCAAGGACCAAATCTATACTTCTATGCGTTACCACAACAGCAAAAGCCCCGGCAATAATAGCAAAAACAGGAGTAAATGGCACAAGCGGGGGTGCCATACTTGCTAAGATTGGCTTTAAGCCTTCCTCTAATGCCAAGGTGCTAACAACCCAAGCAGCAGAAAAAAGAGACTTTAAAATTATCCCTAGCAATTCCCTTAGGTTTGATACTTCTCCTTTAATATAAGAAACAATACCATTATAAATAGACTTTAGCGCTGTGCGAATCTTATCCCATACGAGTTTTAACTTCCCTGCTATACTTCTAAAAATCTGCCCTACAACGCCCACAGCCGCATCTATTGCGCCAAACCCAGCACCTCTTCCAAATGTTGCTTGAAAAGCCTCAATTGTTCTTTTCAAAAGTCTTTTAATGCGTTTTAATATAGAAGTTTCAGTATCTATGCTTCCCTCAAACATATCTTTAACCTCCCATATTACACCATTTGCAAGGGTAGCTAGAGCTGCTATGATTGCATCACTAAAACCTGCTTGAGCAATATGCCCACTTGCTACGATACTTTGTGTTGCCACTGCGGTTATTCTTGGATTCTCACACATAAGGCGATTGCACATATTATTTGCATTGAGTTTTTCTAGAGCTTTCTCTGCTTTTTGTGCTTTTTCTACTGCATTTTGATTCTCTGGGTTATTTTTGCCTTTCTCAATCATTTTTTCTAAATTCTCTTTATGTCTTTTATAATCATCAAAAGGCATTTTTAGCTCATCTACCGCCGCATCTCCCTCTAAATATCTATCTTTAAGTAAGCCATTTGTACTTTTAATCACTTTAAGTTGAGCTGTTTTTACAATATTGCCATTTTTATCAAGTGTAATAGTATCTGTGGTATTATGATTTTTTCTTACTAGATTGCCTAGTTTTTCAAAATCCATATTTTTCACTTCATCGGCATAATTTGCCATAATATCCTCATACTTTTCTCTATCTTCTGTATTAAGCTTCGTGATATCTTTACCACTTGCTCGTATGTCTCGCACTTTTTTAATATCTGCAAGTGTATCTGTTGTATAGGTTTTATTACCTGTATTAAATAGAGAATCTTTGATATTTTGCTGCCCTATATCAAGCTCTTCAAAAGTTTGCCCATAATATTTATCATTGTTTTTGTGTTTATCATATGCCCTAAATGTATCTTGCGTAGCTCTTACTGCGGCACCATAAGCTTCATAAGAGCTAAAGCTAAAATTCACAGGCAAATTAAAAATATTCAGCCCAAACCTTGCCGAAGTTTGTGTGCCAATCTCATCAATAACTTCCTCATAAAGTGCTTTTTTTGTCATTTTGTTTATCTTCCTTGTGGAATACCAAAACTAAAACACGTACCGTCGTCAATTGATCTATCATTTTCAGAATATTCTTTTTTTCCACCAAAAGATTTCATTAAGTCTTCGTGTTTTTCACTATATTCTTCCATTCCTTGCCCCCATTTCTTTTGAATCTCTTTCATAAGTTTTTCGCACTTTTTTTGATGCTCTATTAATTCTTGAGTAAGCCTATCCTCATCGTTCATAATTGGAGCATTGATAACGGCAACAATGACTTCTGCAAGTTGCATTAAAGTCATAAGTTCTCTATGCTCATCATCATTCCAAGAGTTTTTAATATCAGTTACCCCTTTGTTTTCCATAATGTCCTCAATCTTTTCAAGTGAGGCATCAAATACGACTCTGCTTTCCTTAAGGGTACTTCGTTTTTCTTTAGCTCTCTTTGAGAGTTGTTCCCACACAAGACCCTGTGCTTCCATAGTTTCACAAACAGCTACTACACTATCATAATAGGCGTAAGCATCATATTTTTTCTCCTCTGCTTTTGCTGCAAAAACAGAACCCATTACAGCAATCACAGGCGCAGCCACAATGCCACCCAACACCATAGTGCCACCAGCCATACCAAGCCCACCGGCTGCTAAGCTTCCTCCTCCAAGCCAAGCCATTGTCGCATTTGTAGCAGCCACACCACTCAAAGAAGCTATTGCTGTCCCGGTAGAAGCACTTGCAAGTAAGCCAACTCCACCATACATACCAAATCCAGTCAATGCTCCAGCTAATGCACCACCAGTAAGCCCACCAAGCGTTGTTTCTAGCGAAACAATAGATTGCTGTATATTTGCCACCCCATCAAGCGTTTCTTTGCCTACTATATCTTGTAAATCTGCATTATCTTTAAGTTTTAGCTTATCAACAATATCTGCATATCTTTCTAATTCATCTGTTACAATCTGCTCCTGAAGTTGTCCAAGTGACTCGAAACGCTTTTGTACTTTCGCACTTTTAGAATCTAATCTAGCTTGTGATTGATTAAACTTCTTTTTTGCCCTTTCGTGGTATAATTCAGCTGTTTGAGAATCATCATAAGCATCAATTGCTTTTTTTACTCCGTATCCAGCTGTCGCGAGTGCAGCCCCTCCTAATAGTATAGGTATTAATGGTAATGGCATATCGCCTCCTTTAAATTTTTATCTTTGTATTTAGAATCTGAATAAGATTCTAAGCTCCTTAATCTATGCGCTCTTTTTCTTGCAATATTTTACAAGATTGCATATTGAGCTTATAGAATGCCTCTTTGGTGTAATGCTTAAAATATACTCTCTCAAACATCACATCAACCCTACAAATATCTGGACGATTCTGATAAATCTTGCATAAGTTGCTTTGAGTGTCTAAATATTTACAGATTCCATTACCTAAATCAAAAGATTTTAGCTCTTTAATACCGCCAATATTTTTACAACACATACCACAATTTGTGCAAGGAAAACTATTTATCATCAAAATTTATTTGTCCTTCCAATTTTTCACCTTGTAATATCAAGTTGAAAAACGTATCTTATCAAATTAGAATAAAATTTACCTTATTATAACAAGTTAAAAAATGAACAAAATACAAGATGAATTTATAGACAATGCGTATAGAATCATAGGTTTAAATGTCAAAAAAGCAAGGGAATTAAAAGGTTTAACCCAGCTTGAACTTTCCTTAGCTATAGGGCACAAATCAGTAAGCGTTGTGTCCTGTGCTGAAATCTACCACAAGAAGCAGCATTTTAATATAGAGCATTTGCTTAAAATCGCTCAAGTTTTAGAAGTAAATATACAAAATTTTTTTGAGGGTTTATAGGAGATTGTAAATCTTTTTATGCTAGACACACTTAATCATCACAAGAAAATATAAAAATAAATAAAAAACTTAAGCAGATTCTATAAATATATTCCTATTCTTTATAAAGAATAGGAATGCAAAAATAAAGAATTTATAAGCGATATTTACACACCTTGTGGAGATTCAAAAACACTTAGAGGTTTTACCTCTCCCTCATATTTTTTAATATTTACAAGTGCCGTGTGAGCAATGTTGCCATTAGCAAGAGGAGATGTGGGCATATCAAGTGTAAGGACATTAGATGAGCCATTTTTGCACACACTGCCAATTTTGCCCGGCTCTTGTGGGTCATACCACGCTCCCTCACATAATCGCACAACGCCTTGCTTAATCGCATCTGTTACAAAAGCACCAGCTAAAACTTCGCCCCTTTGATTACTCACACTCACAATATCGCCTGTTTTAATACCTTTATCCGCCGCATCTTTAGTATTAATCCAAATTGGCTCTTTATCGGCAATCGCATAATCTTTTCGCAAAGAAGTATTTGCGCATTGAGAATGCAATCGTAACTCGGGGTGAGAGGTGATGAGTGCAAATTCTGCAGGTTTGTTATCCATTCCTAGCCACTCAATAGGCTCAAGCCAAGTAGGGTGTGGAGGGCATTGTGTATAACCAAATTTTTCTATGCTTTTAGAATAAATTTCAATCAAACCAGATTCTGTTCCAAGCGGGTTAAGAATAGGATCTTCGCGAAATTCTGCATAACGCACGAAACTTTCAGATTCGGCTGGAATCTCAAACCTCAATGGCTCATTTGCCTCCCAAAATTCTTTAAAGCTAGGCATAGTGAGCATAAGCCCCTCGGCTTGTTTTAGGGCTTGATTGTAGAATTCCTCAATCCATTGCATTTCATTTTTACCCTCGTTAAATGTGTCATACACGCCAAAAGCTTTAGCCAAATCACAAAACACTTGATAATCATCGCGTGCTTCAAATTGCTTCTCTACAAGCTGCTTCATTGGCACAATATGCAAATTTGAGTAATCTCCACTCATTGAAATATCATTACGCTCATAACTCGTAGTAATAGGCATTACGATATCAGCAAATCGTGCAGTTGGCGTCCAATAAATCTCATTGACAACAATCGTGCGCGGCTTTTGCCAAGCTTTGATAAGGGTATTTGTGTCTTGATGATGCACAAGCGGATTGCCTCCAGCCCAATAAATAAAATCAATATCGGTATAAGTGATTTTCTTGCCATTATGCTCAATGCTCTTGCCCGGATTAAGTAGTGCATCAGAAATGCGCGCAAGAGGGAAGTTATTATCACTCCCCTGCATAAGCCATTCTGCACCGCCACTTCCTACATTACCAAGATTAATTCCGCCAACCACAGGTGCAGTCGCTGTAGGAGAACCGCCATTGCTGTAATGATAAGACAAGCCAAATCCGCCGCCTGGTAATCCAATTTGTCCTATCATACACGCTAGAGTTACTAAGCTCCAATGTGGCTGCTCTCCGTGGTGAGCGCGTTGCATACCCCAGCCAGACATAAGCATAGTGCGGTTATTAAAGAAAAGTTGCGCAAGAGATTCAATTTTTTGAGCAGAAATGCCACAGATTTTAGATGCCCATAAAGCATCTTTGGCAATACCATCAGCTTCACCTAAAAGATAAGATTTAAACTGCTCAAATCCTGTTGTATAGTTTTCTAAAAACTCTTTATCATATTGATTGCTCTTAAACATTGTGTGCATTATGCCAAGCATTAAGGCTACATCTGTATTTGGTAAAGGAGCTAACCACTCCGCGCCCAAATAATCACAAGTCATATTTCGCACTGGATCAATGCTAATAATATGCTTGCCAGACTTTTTAAGCTGATCAAAAAAATCAAGCCCTGTGCCTTCATTGAGTGTCCAAGCATTGCGTAAAGTAGCCATAGGGTCAGCACCCCAAATCACTACCACTTGGCTATTATCTAACACGCTAGAAAAAGAGGTTTGTTGTTCATATACTTCAATACTTCCCACCACATAAGGCATAATCACCTGTGAAGCACCTGTGGAATAATCTCCACTCACGCCTACGTAGCCACCTGCCATACCCATAAATCGCTGCAACAAGATTCTCGCATTATGTAAATTCCCACTGCTTTTCCAACCATAGCTTCCAGCGAAAACGCCCTCTTTACCCTTTTGCTTATAAGTAGCTTTAAGCTCTTTGGCAATAAGTGCAATAGCCTCATCATAGCTCACTCTCACCCATTCATCAGCCCCGCGTAATTCAGGTTTTGGATTTGCAGGGTTTTCTAAATAAGATTTCCTTACCATAGGATATTGAATACGCGTAGGTGAATAAATTAAATCAGGTATTGTGCTATGGAGCGGGTTAGATACATTATTTTTAAGCGCATTAGTGCTTGAAATAACCTTACCATCTTTTATTTTTGCCTTAAGAACCCCCCAATGAGCCCCCGTAATAACCTCACCATCAAGCACAAGATTCTCACTAAAGCTTTTCACTCCAGATTCTATAACTGCCTTTTTACTCTCCGTATCACAGCCCACAAAAGGCACAAGAGCAAATACGGCTAAACCTTTCCCCATTGCTTGAAGCACTTGTCGTCTACTTAATACATTCATTATTTCTCCTTTGGCATATCTTTAGCATTTTTTTGCAGGTATTGAGACACCAAGTATTCTTGGTCATTATCAAAGCCTACACGCGTTTTCATTGACTTAATCACACTTGGCCACGCATTAGCATTAAATTCTTTAGGTGGATGCAAAGCGTGGCAAATAGAACAATTCGCAAAAAGCTCGTTTGCCTCTTTATAAAGTTGTTCAACGCTTTCAACCAAATGTGCATCATCACTCCATAAATCTACACTTGCAAGCTCCCATTCTTGCTTACTTTCGCTTTCTTTAAAAGTTTCTATACTTTTAAAAGCCACATCTACATTTTTAGAAAATCCCACATTCAAAATCCGCCGATTAGGTGCAAAATACAAAGCCGCTTGATTGCCTACTTGCTTATAGCCTTGAATACGCAAAAGCACTTTATTCCCTTTATGCTCTAGCACATCAACCTTAGCTGTTGGTAAAAGCCTCCCTACAACCTTATTATCACCCTCCTTGTAAAGTGATTTGACTTTGGAAGCATATTTTATCTCGCCTCCGTGTACATATGCAAGCATTGCTGCCATAAATACCATTGCTTTTATAGGCACATTCATTTATCCTCCTTTAAAATAACTTTATTTAAAAATGTAAAATATATTAATTTTGATTAAAATCAACTAAAAAATTGCTAGTTTTCATTATATAAATTTTAATATAAACATTACAGTTCAGGGCTATTTTCTGCCTCTTGGGTATTATTATCTGTAGCATCTGATTGCGTATCTGATTTGCTTTCTTGGGATTGATTCTGCGCGCTCTCATCTTGCATATCAGCACTTTGAGAATCTTGTGCCTCATTTGTCTCTTGTAAATCCTGTGGATTCTGTGGGACATTATCTTGTGGGCTTGCAATACGATTTGGCTCTACTGCACGAATTTGAGAGGTAATCTTTGCTGCTTTTTGGTCGTCCATTTTGCCCAAAATTTTTGCTATATCCTTAACTTCCATTTGAGAGAGAATCTCAACTGCTTCGGATTCTGGCATATCTGCAAGTATGGCTGCTACTTTAGCCTCCTTCATACCCTTATAAGCTTTGATGATTTTGTCGTCTTTTACCTCTTTAATTTGAGAGAGAATCTCCTCATTTTTGGCAATGAGCTGCTCTATTTCTTGTTGTTTTTGTTCTAAAGCCTGTGTATTTTTTTTATTTTGTTCTTCAATTTCAGCCTTTGATTTTTCTTGCTCCTGCGAAAAAAGCACGATTTTTTGGTCAATCTCTGCCTCTTTGTCTTTAAGTTGGCGCTCTTTCTCGTCAAGAAGCACTTGTGTAGCATTTTGAAGCACTTGTAAAGCTTGCTGTCGCTCATCAATCTCATCAAGCTGCGCTTTTACTTCATTTTTACGTGCTTCAAAGATAATACTACAATCAAGAAGTTGAGAATCTGCTCCTAGAACTATATTGCAAAAGAATACACTTGCTATTATACTTCCTAGTGCCCTATAATAGATTCTGTATTGCGTGTGATTTATCATATTGCTCTGCCTCCTGCATTATTATAAAGCATTACTGCAATCTCATCAACTTCTAGCTTTTCTTTGTATTTGGCATTTTTTATCATCTCATTATGCTCTTTTTTATCCAAAAAATGAACTTTTTCATACTCAATATTACACTTTTTGTATTGTTCTTGAAGCACTTTTCTATGTGCAAAAAGAGCTTCAAGCTCATTACGGGCAAGACTTATATGAGTTAAAAGCATATTTTTGGTTTCCTCAAACGCCTTAAAAGCATAAAATGTTCCAGCTTGAGGTATTTTAAGCTGCAAAAAATCCTTTTGAAGATTCTCTATTTGTATTTGCTTGTTCGCAATTTTACTTTCATTTTGCATCATTGCGAGCTCACATACCTGCATATCTTTTTTACGCAAAGATACAATGGAAGAAAATTTTGTCTTCATAGCTCTCTATCCAAGCATAATCATATCATCGCGCTCTGGACTTGTAGATACCATAGAAATCTTTACGCCAATAATCTTTTCAAGCTCTTTAATATAATGCTGTGCTTGTGAGGGCAGAGCGTTAAATGTGCGGACACCACAGGTTTTATCCCAACCCACAAACTCCCGATAAATAGGCTTCACATTATCATAATCAGTAGGAATATAATCAATCTGTTTTCCCTCATATTCATAGCCTACACATACTTTCACACGCTCAAATCCATCAAGAACATCAAGTTTCATAATGCTTAAACTCTCGCAACCATTGAGACGACAGGCATAGCGCACTGCAACCGCATCAAACCACCCGCACCGCCGAGCACGCCCTGTAGTTGTGCCAAATTCTCCACCTGCTTGACGCAACCTTTCACCTATTTCACCATCTTCTTGGGTTGGAAACATACCATTACCAACCCTTGTGCAATACGCCTTTGCAACCCCAATTACACGAGCAATATCACGAGGCGCTAATCCGCTCCCACTACAAGCACCTGAAGCGATTGTTGTTGAACTTGTTACAAAAGGATAAGTGCCGTGGTCAATATCAAGCATACTCCCTTGTGCACCCTCACATAGAATCTTCTCGCCACGATTTTGTGCTGCCCACAGAAGTTGAGTTGTATCTGTTACAAAAGGCAAAATCTGCGGCGCAATAGATTCTATATGTTCCATTACGCTTTGAACACTTGGTAATTCCACGTTATAGAGAGTTTGAACATATTGTATATGTTGATAGATAGAATCAACCTTCTCTCTCAATTTGTCTAAATTTTTTAAATCCATTAATCGCACACCATTGCGTGAAACCTTATCGCCATAGCAAGGTCCAATCCCTTTACCAGTAGTGCCAATAGCAGCACTTTGTCGGCTTTTTTCTTTTGCAATATCTAATATCTCGTGATAGGGTAAAATAATATGCGCTCTATCACTAATAAAAAGCCGTCCTTGTAAATTCCCAAAGGCTTTGCTTTCGTTTAATAATTGCTCAAGATTAATCACAACGCCATTGCCAATCACATTTTTACATCGCTCATATAAAATGCCAGAGGGCAGTAAATGCAGAGCAATTTTTTTAGAATCCACTACAATGGTATGTCCTGCATTGTGACCACCTTGATAGCGCACTACATAATCATATTCTCCAGCCAATGCATCAACTACCTTGCCCTTACCTTCATCACCCCATTGAATCCCCACAATCAAATCAGCCATAAATTATCTCCCATTCATAAAATAAAGCTTTAAGATAAGAGGCATTCTACTACCTCATCAGTATAAATTGCAAATCCACACGAA from Helicobacter hepaticus ATCC 51449 carries:
- a CDS encoding molybdopterin guanine dinucleotide-containing S/N-oxide reductase encodes the protein MNVLSRRQVLQAMGKGLAVFALVPFVGCDTESKKAVIESGVKSFSENLVLDGEVITGAHWGVLKAKIKDGKVISSTNALKNNVSNPLHSTIPDLIYSPTRIQYPMVRKSYLENPANPKPELRGADEWVRVSYDEAIALIAKELKATYKQKGKEGVFAGSYGWKSSGNLHNARILLQRFMGMAGGYVGVSGDYSTGASQVIMPYVVGSIEVYEQQTSFSSVLDNSQVVVIWGADPMATLRNAWTLNEGTGLDFFDQLKKSGKHIISIDPVRNMTCDYLGAEWLAPLPNTDVALMLGIMHTMFKSNQYDKEFLENYTTGFEQFKSYLLGEADGIAKDALWASKICGISAQKIESLAQLFFNNRTMLMSGWGMQRAHHGEQPHWSLVTLACMIGQIGLPGGGFGLSYHYSNGGSPTATAPVVGGINLGNVGSGGAEWLMQGSDNNFPLARISDALLNPGKSIEHNGKKITYTDIDFIYWAGGNPLVHHQDTNTLIKAWQKPRTIVVNEIYWTPTARFADIVMPITTSYERNDISMSGDYSNLHIVPMKQLVEKQFEARDDYQVFCDLAKAFGVYDTFNEGKNEMQWIEEFYNQALKQAEGLMLTMPSFKEFWEANEPLRFEIPAESESFVRYAEFREDPILNPLGTESGLIEIYSKSIEKFGYTQCPPHPTWLEPIEWLGMDNKPAEFALITSHPELRLHSQCANTSLRKDYAIADKEPIWINTKDAADKGIKTGDIVSVSNQRGEVLAGAFVTDAIKQGVVRLCEGAWYDPQEPGKIGSVCKNGSSNVLTLDMPTSPLANGNIAHTALVNIKKYEGEVKPLSVFESPQGV
- a CDS encoding heme-binding protein: MNVPIKAMVFMAAMLAYVHGGEIKYASKVKSLYKEGDNKVVGRLLPTAKVDVLEHKGNKVLLRIQGYKQVGNQAALYFAPNRRILNVGFSKNVDVAFKSIETFKESESKQEWELASVDLWSDDAHLVESVEQLYKEANELFANCSICHALHPPKEFNANAWPSVIKSMKTRVGFDNDQEYLVSQYLQKNAKDMPKEK
- a CDS encoding MotE family protein produces the protein MINHTQYRIYYRALGSIIASVFFCNIVLGADSQLLDCSIIFEARKNEVKAQLDEIDERQQALQVLQNATQVLLDEKERQLKDKEAEIDQKIVLFSQEQEKSKAEIEEQNKKNTQALEQKQQEIEQLIAKNEEILSQIKEVKDDKIIKAYKGMKEAKVAAILADMPESEAVEILSQMEVKDIAKILGKMDDQKAAKITSQIRAVEPNRIASPQDNVPQNPQDLQETNEAQDSQSADMQDESAQNQSQESKSDTQSDATDNNTQEAENSPEL
- a CDS encoding flagellar export protein FliJ encodes the protein MKTKFSSIVSLRKKDMQVCELAMMQNESKIANKQIQIENLQKDFLQLKIPQAGTFYAFKAFEETKNMLLTHISLARNELEALFAHRKVLQEQYKKCNIEYEKVHFLDKKEHNEMIKNAKYKEKLEVDEIAVMLYNNAGGRAI
- a CDS encoding adenylosuccinate synthase, which produces MADLIVGIQWGDEGKGKVVDALAGEYDYVVRYQGGHNAGHTIVVDSKKIALHLLPSGILYERCKNVIGNGVVINLEQLLNESKAFGNLQGRLFISDRAHIILPYHEILDIAKEKSRQSAAIGTTGKGIGPCYGDKVSRNGVRLMDLKNLDKLREKVDSIYQHIQYVQTLYNVELPSVQSVMEHIESIAPQILPFVTDTTQLLWAAQNRGEKILCEGAQGSMLDIDHGTYPFVTSSTTIASGACSGSGLAPRDIARVIGVAKAYCTRVGNGMFPTQEDGEIGERLRQAGGEFGTTTGRARRCGWFDAVAVRYACRLNGCESLSIMKLDVLDGFERVKVCVGYEYEGKQIDYIPTDYDNVKPIYREFVGWDKTCGVRTFNALPSQAQHYIKELEKIIGVKISMVSTSPERDDMIMLG